A genomic region of Dermacentor andersoni chromosome 9, qqDerAnde1_hic_scaffold, whole genome shotgun sequence contains the following coding sequences:
- the LOC126528212 gene encoding probable serine carboxypeptidase CPVL — protein MKFYAGTLVFLIPTLALARCKATGQTKEHDDSDQQRLVFDDDLLLPATNDNIYQSKLNEMRNRSRVTLPTPCANLEAYSGFIPVDDNKNSTYLFFLHIKSQIDADKKPLLLWLQGDPGKSALYSQFLENGPLGIDAGGKLYRRSHTLLNQFNIIYLDQPAGSGFSFDRNREYPWTLQQVSTHAIKFLRRFLRIYSEYKGREFFIAGESYGARSAIGLAQKLLAQPQKVSLSLKGVMLGNGFVFPLLEIINSADYLYCSGLLDEQGRSRFDQEFQKIEYMIKAQNFTQAAALLSQTVLNIHPGGKKTLFEELTGFQHHGSITNPLRAKEFGKYVEYANREHFKKLIHVGTSRILDATSYDVTRKLVIGNFFVDVTPTLVDVLDKAYVLFYTAQLDAIFPATNMERSFAKLKWQGSEMFKEAVRKPWYQTGSPYKVPTGYEKMAGAVMYNSVLFGGHFISSDQSMAVSDMYNRFLKFTSKPAPPAPGHKCGSSKKSC, from the exons ACTCGTTTTCGACGATGATCTCCTGCTCCCCGCCACAAATGACAACATATACCAGTCGAAACTCAACGAAATGCGAAACCGCAGCCGTGTAACCCTGCCAACTCCGTGCGCGAATCTGGAAGCGTATTCCGGATTCATCCCTGTCGACGACAACAAAAACTCTACGTACTTGTTCTTCTTGCACATCAAGTCGCAG ATCGATGCCGATAAGAAGCCCCTTCTTCTGTGGCTACAAGGTGATCCAGGGAAATCTGCGCTCTACAGCCAGTTCCTTGAAAATGGCCCTCTTGGCATTGACGCTGGCGGGAAGTTGTACCGCAGAAGCCACACTCTCTTAAATCAGTTTAACATCATCTATCTGGACCAACCTGCCGGATCCGGATTCAGTTTCGATAGAAACCGCGAATACCCATGGACGCTCCAACAGGTTTCTACTCACGCCATCAAATTTCTCAGGCGGTTTCTGAGAATTTACTCCGAGTACAAGGGAAGAGAGTTCTTCATCGCTGGAGAATCGTACGGAG CAAGGTCAGCTATTGGCTTGGCACAGAAACTGCTGGCACAACCACAGAAGGTTTCGTTGAGCTTGAAGGGCGTGATGCTTGGCAATGGCTTTGTCTTTCCGCTTTTAGAAATAATCAACTCAGCCGATTACCTCTATTGTTCCGGCCTGCTCGACGAACAAGGTCGCTCTAGGTTTGATCAGGAATTTCAGAAAATTGAATATATGATCAAAGCACAAAACTTTACTCAAGCTGCAGCATTGCTGAGCCAAACGGTCCTCAACATACATCCAGGTGGAAAGAAAACATTGTTCGAGGAGTTGACGGGCTTTCAGCACCACGGAAGCATCACAAACCCTCTCAGGGCGAAGGAATTTGGTAAATACGTGGAATACGCAAACAGAGAACATTTCAAGAAGCTGATTCACGTTGGTACCTCAAGAATCCTCGACGCCACGAGCTATGACGTCACAAGGAAGTTAGTGATAGGAAACTTCTTCGTTGATGTGACGCCAACCTTGGTGGACGTACTCGACAAAGCTTACGTCCTTTTCTACACAGCACAGCTGGACGCCATATTCCCGGCCACTAACATGGAACGTTCCTTTGCGAAGTTGAAATGGCAAGGCTCAGAAATGTTCAAGGAAGCTGTTCGGAAGCCTTGGTACCAGACAGGCAGTCCCTATAAGGTACCGACGGGTTACGAGAAAATGGCAGGGGCAGTAATGTACAACAGCGTGCTCTTCGGCGGACATTTTATATCATCCGACCAATCGATggctgtgagcgacatgtacaacCGGTTTTTGAAGTTTACTTCAAAGCCGGCTCCACCTGCGCCGGGCCATAAGTGTGGCAGCAGCAAGAAGTCTTGCTGA